One stretch of Xanthomonas sp. DAR 35659 DNA includes these proteins:
- the recC gene encoding exodeoxyribonuclease V subunit gamma, whose translation MHASSAPDFRLYPSNALDTLAALLAEELRRPVPGQPLLAPEVVLIPQVAMRRWLQSTLAATHGVAANLEFLTPGEFVARALDANLGAAADDLDVATTQWRLYAALQADLGSDAALAPLAGYLADGDALKPWALAGELANVFEKYQAWRRDWLLRWEGGADPDDPQARLWRRIASGRQYRARRIGQYLDRYARPDGPLPHGLPQRLFAFAILNVSPDVLRVLATQARVGTLHFYLPTPTQGYWGDLQTLWQRRREDGAVALFAAQVQENPLLQAWGAAGRDFMALVGDYEVVHPLAEIAVYADPLASGHRPLAEGGLGDSLLRRMQSDLFHRRAPAAPAPLAQVDLADPSLQVHACHTRLRELQVLHDQLRALLDDPRFDPPLQPREIAVLSPDIDPYVPYLDAVFGGHGDDDALPYALADASPLASEPLAEVFLTLLGLPLSRFGLHEILDLLASAPIAEAAGLDEAGLERLRAWLHAAGARWGLDATHRQQHHAPADEAYTWRFALDRLLLGHASGAEDDIAGVAPWPQLEGSALLALDTLLRLLRVLERHQALLAEPMTPADWRECLLGLLDALLPQAPSAPRAQRALDRLRTLIDQFARDATRAEYTGKVPAEVVRAHFAAALGESDTRAPLLTGGISFGRMVPMRLLPFRVICLLGMNDGDFPRRDRAAGLNRLTAELGSDRRRHGDRSTREDDRFLFLQLFASTQDVFYLSYLGSDARDGTRREPSVLVSELLASAAQSHAEPTAIDKLVVRHPLQPFAAAAFGALGEDGADPRRFSYRRQWRPAVDSLAAQRQALAPWIDQALPAVAAAPPASLSIDDLRRLFADPAGQFLRHRLGMRLPDPAAEDSDLEPLLAPDGALEHHDLQQQVLEAVLADAADAGLYARLRARALLPSGPLGRRLLDQRLRELRPYAQAFAQWRGAAPAQSRRLQAQIDGIALHGRVPGWYDHGVGRVQVGAVGGRAAIRHGLEWLLLRAAGEHAPYVRFFDDDGLGPHPMHGDAIAPLSQAKAQAALAALLRLYRQGLQAPLAFAPYSSWKFYQAARTGDLAKAVKDAAAQWQASFGWSEAASPELRLVHRGRDPFADAQRFAAFAATSHLLYSLLERGDADDAPDPAQVADSWHHWRGTQEDAE comes from the coding sequence ATGCACGCCTCTTCCGCGCCCGATTTCCGCCTGTACCCGTCCAACGCGCTGGATACCCTGGCTGCCCTGCTCGCCGAGGAACTGCGCCGGCCGGTGCCGGGGCAGCCGTTGCTGGCGCCGGAGGTGGTGCTGATCCCGCAGGTGGCGATGCGCCGCTGGCTGCAGTCCACCCTGGCCGCCACGCACGGCGTCGCCGCCAACCTGGAATTCCTCACCCCCGGCGAATTCGTCGCGCGCGCGCTGGACGCCAACCTCGGCGCGGCCGCCGACGACCTGGACGTGGCGACCACGCAATGGCGGCTGTACGCGGCCCTGCAGGCCGACCTGGGCAGCGACGCGGCGCTGGCGCCGCTGGCCGGCTACCTGGCCGATGGCGACGCGCTCAAGCCCTGGGCACTGGCCGGCGAACTCGCCAACGTGTTCGAGAAATACCAGGCCTGGCGCCGCGACTGGCTGCTGCGCTGGGAAGGCGGCGCCGATCCCGACGATCCGCAGGCACGGCTGTGGCGCCGCATCGCCAGCGGCCGCCAATACCGCGCGCGCCGCATCGGCCAGTACCTGGACCGCTACGCGCGCCCCGACGGCCCGCTGCCGCACGGCCTGCCGCAGCGGCTGTTCGCCTTCGCCATCCTCAACGTCTCCCCCGACGTGCTGCGCGTGCTGGCCACGCAGGCGCGCGTGGGCACGCTGCACTTCTACCTGCCCACGCCGACCCAGGGCTACTGGGGCGATCTGCAGACGCTGTGGCAGCGTCGCCGCGAGGACGGCGCGGTCGCGCTGTTCGCCGCGCAGGTGCAGGAGAATCCGCTGCTGCAGGCCTGGGGCGCGGCCGGGCGCGACTTCATGGCGCTGGTCGGCGACTACGAGGTGGTGCATCCGCTGGCCGAGATCGCGGTCTATGCCGATCCGCTGGCCTCCGGGCATCGCCCGCTGGCCGAGGGCGGCCTCGGCGACAGCCTGCTGCGGCGCATGCAGAGCGATCTGTTCCATCGCCGCGCGCCGGCCGCACCGGCGCCGCTGGCGCAGGTGGATCTGGCCGATCCCAGCCTGCAGGTGCACGCCTGCCACACGCGCCTGCGCGAACTGCAGGTGCTGCACGACCAACTGCGCGCCCTGCTCGACGACCCGCGCTTCGACCCGCCGCTGCAGCCGCGCGAGATCGCGGTGCTGTCGCCGGACATCGATCCCTACGTGCCGTACCTGGACGCGGTGTTCGGCGGCCACGGCGACGACGACGCGTTGCCGTACGCGCTGGCCGACGCCAGCCCGTTGGCCAGCGAACCGCTGGCCGAGGTGTTCCTCACCCTGCTCGGTCTGCCGTTGTCGCGCTTCGGCCTGCACGAGATCCTCGACCTGCTGGCCAGCGCGCCGATCGCCGAAGCCGCCGGCCTGGACGAGGCCGGGCTGGAGCGCCTGCGCGCCTGGCTGCACGCCGCCGGCGCGCGCTGGGGCCTGGATGCGACGCACCGCCAGCAGCACCACGCGCCCGCCGACGAGGCCTACACCTGGCGCTTCGCGCTGGACCGGCTGCTGCTCGGCCACGCCAGCGGGGCCGAGGACGACATCGCCGGCGTGGCGCCATGGCCGCAACTGGAAGGCAGCGCGCTGCTGGCGCTGGACACGCTGCTGCGGCTGCTGCGCGTGCTGGAGCGCCATCAGGCGCTGCTGGCCGAGCCGATGACGCCGGCGGACTGGCGCGAATGCCTGCTCGGCCTGCTCGACGCGCTGCTGCCGCAAGCGCCGTCGGCACCGCGCGCGCAGCGCGCGCTGGACCGGCTGCGCACGCTGATCGACCAGTTCGCCCGCGATGCCACGCGCGCCGAGTACACCGGCAAGGTCCCGGCCGAGGTGGTGCGCGCGCATTTCGCCGCGGCGCTGGGCGAATCGGACACGCGCGCGCCGCTGCTCACCGGCGGCATCAGCTTCGGCCGCATGGTGCCGATGCGCCTGCTGCCGTTCCGGGTCATCTGCCTGCTCGGCATGAACGATGGCGACTTCCCGCGCCGCGACCGGGCCGCCGGGCTCAATCGCCTCACCGCCGAACTGGGCAGCGACCGCCGCCGCCACGGCGACCGCTCCACCCGCGAGGACGATCGTTTCCTGTTCCTGCAGCTGTTCGCCTCGACGCAGGACGTGTTCTACCTGAGCTATCTCGGCTCCGACGCGCGCGACGGCACGCGCCGCGAACCGTCGGTGCTGGTCAGCGAACTGCTGGCCAGCGCCGCGCAATCCCACGCCGAGCCGACGGCGATCGACAAGCTCGTGGTCCGGCATCCCTTGCAGCCCTTCGCCGCCGCCGCGTTCGGCGCGCTCGGCGAGGACGGCGCCGACCCGCGGCGTTTCAGCTATCGCCGCCAATGGCGGCCGGCGGTGGACAGTCTTGCCGCGCAGCGCCAGGCGCTGGCGCCGTGGATCGACCAGGCCTTGCCGGCCGTCGCCGCCGCGCCGCCGGCGAGCCTGTCGATCGACGACCTGCGCCGCCTGTTCGCCGACCCGGCCGGGCAGTTCCTGCGCCACCGCCTGGGCATGCGCCTGCCCGATCCGGCGGCCGAAGACAGCGACCTGGAGCCGCTGCTGGCCCCGGACGGCGCGCTGGAACACCACGACCTGCAGCAACAGGTGCTGGAGGCGGTGCTGGCCGACGCCGCCGACGCCGGCCTGTATGCGCGCCTGCGTGCGCGCGCGCTGCTGCCGTCCGGGCCGCTCGGCCGGCGCCTGCTCGACCAGCGCCTGCGCGAACTGCGTCCGTATGCGCAGGCCTTCGCGCAGTGGCGAGGCGCCGCGCCGGCGCAGTCGCGGCGCCTGCAGGCGCAGATCGACGGCATCGCGTTGCATGGCCGCGTGCCGGGCTGGTACGACCACGGCGTGGGCCGGGTGCAGGTCGGCGCGGTGGGGGGCCGGGCGGCGATCCGCCACGGCCTGGAATGGCTGCTGCTGCGCGCCGCCGGCGAGCACGCGCCCTACGTGCGCTTCTTCGACGACGACGGCCTCGGTCCGCATCCCATGCACGGCGATGCGATCGCACCGCTGTCGCAGGCCAAGGCGCAGGCGGCGCTCGCTGCGTTGCTGCGGCTGTATCGGCAAGGCCTGCAGGCGCCGCTGGCGTTCGCCCCGTACAGCAGTTGGAAGTTCTACCAGGCCGCGCGCACCGGCGACCTGGCCAAGGCGGTCAAGGACGCGGCCGCGCAGTGGCAGGCCAGCTTCGGCTGGAGCGAAGCGGCGAGCCCGGAGTTGCGCCTGGTGCATCGCGGCCGCGACCCGTTCGCCGACGCGCAGCGCTTCGCCGCGTTCGCCGCGACCAGCCACCTGCTGTACTCCCTGCTCGAACGCGGCGACGCGGACGACGCGCCGGACCCGGCACAGGTCGCCGACAGTTGGCACCACTGGCGCGGCACGCAGGAGGACGCCGAATGA
- a CDS encoding IS1595 family transposase yields the protein MTFNRIQFQKGLSIPAFLSRYGSETQCVEALIQARWPAGFVCPQCGHTHASRFERGHQQLWQCTRCRVQTSLTAGTPMADTKLPLRAWWLAIYLVSQAKNGVAALELARQLGVCYRTAWRIKHKLMSAMADREQSRRLEGEVQIDDAYLGGERAGGPGEPQWRNKVPFIAAVSLHQGRPRHLRLDVVSSFRRSVVNTWAQQALAPGTHVVSDGLTAFTGVGWAGLTHDAIVTGGGRKGAQQPRLRWVNTILRNLKTALSGTHHAVDFPKYGARYLRAHAYRFNRRFNLAAMVPRLARALASAGRLTERQLRMPAETQR from the coding sequence ATGACGTTCAATCGGATCCAGTTCCAGAAGGGGCTTTCGATTCCGGCTTTTCTGAGCCGCTACGGCTCCGAGACGCAATGTGTCGAGGCGTTGATTCAGGCCAGATGGCCTGCTGGCTTCGTGTGCCCGCAATGCGGTCACACCCATGCCAGTCGTTTTGAGCGAGGCCACCAGCAGCTGTGGCAATGCACGCGCTGCAGGGTACAGACCAGCTTGACCGCCGGCACGCCCATGGCAGACACCAAACTGCCCTTGCGAGCGTGGTGGCTGGCCATCTATCTGGTGAGCCAAGCCAAGAATGGAGTTGCTGCGTTGGAACTGGCTCGGCAGTTGGGCGTCTGCTATCGCACTGCATGGCGGATCAAGCACAAACTGATGTCGGCGATGGCCGATCGTGAGCAGTCACGGCGGCTCGAGGGAGAGGTCCAGATCGATGATGCCTATCTGGGCGGCGAACGCGCCGGTGGCCCAGGAGAACCGCAGTGGCGGAACAAGGTGCCGTTTATCGCAGCGGTTTCCCTGCATCAAGGGCGCCCGCGCCATCTGCGCCTGGACGTGGTCTCCAGCTTCCGGAGAAGCGTCGTGAACACGTGGGCCCAGCAGGCACTGGCACCGGGCACCCATGTCGTCAGTGATGGGCTGACAGCGTTCACAGGTGTGGGCTGGGCAGGCCTGACACACGATGCCATCGTGACCGGAGGCGGCCGCAAAGGCGCCCAGCAGCCTCGTCTGCGGTGGGTCAATACGATCCTGCGCAATCTCAAGACCGCGCTTAGCGGTACCCACCATGCGGTGGACTTCCCGAAATACGGCGCGCGCTACCTGCGCGCGCATGCCTATCGGTTCAACCGCCGCTTCAACCTGGCGGCCATGGTGCCGCGCCTGGCCCGTGCCTTGGCCAGCGCGGGACGGCTCACAGAGCGGCAACTGCGTATGCCAGCTGAGACACAGCGCTAA
- a CDS encoding putative Ig domain-containing protein, whose product MTLRWLMALLLLATSQVCLAAYCTTPQTATVNAGQSVTFDVSNCDGPDNFGMSDGAQPSHGSYSLTGQLDGAGTQRVTYTNNGDGATSDSFYLLDQDNGQVVFNITINPSRTASIAVSPSSANEDSGTAFVYTVTLSQTNSSATTVNLTRSGTAASGTDYSGAVTSVVVPANTTSASFSVTPIADTTVEADETVIFSVTSGTGYSTGNPSSATATIVNDDFPSASITVSPASVSEDGSANLVYTVTLDQPSPSALSIGFSVGGTATSGTDYAAVNSPLVIAANQTTGTITVDPTPDTTVEPDETVVISLNAGSGYTVGSPNSATGTILNDDQPTLSINDVSVNEGNAGTTNATFTVSLSQPAGAGGVSFDIATADGTATAGVDYVASSLTGQTIPAGSSSATFTVLVHGDTLNEPNETFFVNVSNVVGATVSDGQGQGTIVNDDAQPALSIDDVSVNEGNSGTTTATFTVSLSAASGQTVTVNYATADGTATAGSDYVARSGTLTFAPGVTAQSVAVTVNGDTAVEPNETFNVGLSGASNASIARATGTGTILNDDAVVTISPASLPTATAGTAYSQTLTASGGTAPYGFAVTAGALPAGLTLNTAGVLSGTPTASGSFNFTATATDSAGSPTSGNRAYTLTVAAPTLTLPATTLPGGTAGQAYSAAINPATGGIAPYTYAVSAGALPAGVTVNSATGALSGTPTAVGNFSFTLVATDSTTGVAGQAARSYTLAIVAPTLAIAPPTLPAGSVGSAYSQTLSASGGTAPYSYTLSAGALPAGLTLTTGGALSGTPTVAGNFAFTVSVTDAGGFGATQAYTLAIASPTLTIAPPTLPAGVAGTAYSQTLSASGGTAPYSYALSAGALPAGLTLTTGGVLSGTPTVAGNFAFTVTATDSTAGVPAQASYAYTLSIAAPTLAIAPPTLPAGKVGIAYSQALSTSGGTAPYSYSVSAGTLPAGLTLTAAGVLAGTPTAAGTANFTVSAADARGFGAAQAYTLAIAASVPAPVAVEDSGATLVDTALTLAVTGNDTGSIDSIAVTTAPSHGTAVVNGVQLVYTPATGYVGADTLSYTATGPGGTSAPVAVAITVNARPVAVSATAAAVPGEAQTVDLTRNATGGPFVAAALVAVLPANAGTASITRSGPAAVATGTPTTAAAEGPSFVLTFTPNPAFSGQATVRFTLSNAVATSVPADIVFVVAPRPDPTQDAEVRGLIDAQAESTRRFAKAQIDNFQRRLEATHRGERGFDNGLSFQSTSRSHCREAERGVTAQPCSQPTWDADADARDPADAGTPTARTAVEGDLGLWVGGAIRSGSLDKQTQRAGVDFQTDGLSVGADYRAADWLALGAGLGWGRDDSDVGRNGSRSKATAYTLALYASIHPGRYFFFDTLVGYQLLSYDLRRYVTDNGQLAEGNRDGSQWIASVSTGADLQHGDWQITPYARVDMARATLDAYSEAAMAPYALRYADMDVSTTTGNLGLRLEWRREMSWGQFTPQLRVEYQRDFQGRGDATLSYADIVGPGPLYRTGLSVFDRNRLMLGLGAVFTTEQGLSTRVEYRGVTDGDSGSDQTWMFNVEKKY is encoded by the coding sequence CTGACGTTGCGTTGGCTGATGGCGCTGCTGCTGCTGGCGACGTCGCAGGTCTGCCTGGCTGCCTACTGCACGACGCCTCAAACCGCGACCGTCAACGCGGGCCAGTCGGTGACGTTCGACGTCAGCAACTGCGATGGCCCCGACAACTTTGGCATGAGTGATGGTGCGCAGCCCTCGCACGGAAGCTACTCCCTCACCGGCCAGCTCGATGGTGCCGGAACGCAGCGCGTGACCTATACCAACAACGGGGACGGCGCGACCTCGGACTCGTTCTATTTGTTGGACCAAGACAACGGTCAAGTTGTCTTCAACATCACCATCAACCCCTCGCGCACCGCCAGCATCGCGGTCTCCCCATCCAGCGCCAACGAGGACAGCGGTACGGCCTTCGTCTACACGGTGACGCTGAGCCAGACCAACAGTTCGGCGACCACGGTGAACCTGACCCGCAGCGGCACTGCGGCCAGTGGCACCGACTACTCCGGCGCCGTGACCAGCGTGGTGGTGCCGGCCAACACCACCTCGGCCAGCTTCAGCGTCACCCCAATCGCCGACACCACGGTGGAAGCCGACGAGACGGTGATCTTCAGCGTCACCAGCGGCACCGGCTATTCCACCGGCAACCCGTCCAGCGCCACCGCCACCATCGTCAACGACGACTTCCCGTCCGCGAGCATCACCGTCTCCCCGGCCAGCGTATCCGAGGACGGCTCCGCCAATCTGGTCTACACCGTCACCCTGGACCAACCGTCCCCCTCGGCGCTGTCCATCGGCTTCAGCGTGGGCGGCACCGCGACGTCCGGCACCGATTACGCCGCCGTCAATTCGCCGCTGGTGATCGCCGCCAACCAGACCACAGGCACCATCACGGTCGATCCCACTCCCGACACCACAGTCGAACCCGACGAGACGGTGGTGATCAGCCTCAACGCCGGCAGCGGCTACACGGTCGGCTCGCCGAACAGCGCTACGGGCACCATCCTCAACGACGACCAACCGACGCTGTCGATCAACGACGTCTCCGTGAACGAAGGCAATGCCGGCACCACCAATGCCACCTTCACCGTCTCGCTCAGCCAGCCCGCCGGCGCCGGCGGCGTGAGCTTCGACATCGCCACGGCCGACGGCACCGCCACCGCGGGCGTGGACTACGTCGCCTCCAGCCTCACCGGGCAGACCATCCCCGCCGGCAGCAGCAGCGCCACCTTCACCGTGCTGGTCCACGGCGACACGCTCAACGAACCGAACGAAACCTTCTTCGTCAACGTCAGCAACGTCGTCGGCGCTACCGTCAGCGACGGGCAGGGCCAGGGCACGATCGTCAACGACGATGCGCAGCCGGCGCTGTCGATCGACGACGTCAGCGTCAACGAAGGCAACAGCGGCACCACCACGGCCACCTTCACGGTGAGCCTGAGCGCGGCCAGCGGGCAGACGGTCACGGTCAACTACGCCACCGCCGACGGCACCGCCACCGCCGGCAGCGACTACGTCGCGCGCTCCGGCACGCTGACCTTCGCGCCGGGCGTCACCGCGCAGAGCGTGGCTGTCACCGTCAATGGCGACACCGCGGTCGAGCCCAACGAAACCTTCAACGTCGGCCTGTCCGGCGCCAGCAACGCGAGCATCGCCCGCGCCACCGGCACCGGCACCATCCTCAACGACGATGCGGTGGTGACCATCTCGCCGGCGTCGCTGCCGACGGCCACCGCCGGCACGGCCTACAGCCAGACCCTGACCGCCAGTGGCGGCACCGCGCCGTATGGCTTCGCGGTCACCGCCGGCGCCTTGCCGGCGGGGCTGACCCTGAACACCGCCGGCGTCCTGTCCGGAACGCCGACCGCCAGCGGCAGCTTCAATTTCACCGCGACCGCCACCGACAGCGCCGGCAGCCCCACCAGCGGCAACCGCGCCTACACGCTAACCGTGGCCGCGCCGACGCTGACCCTGCCGGCGACCACCCTGCCCGGCGGTACCGCCGGCCAGGCGTACTCGGCCGCGATCAACCCGGCGACCGGCGGCATCGCGCCCTACACCTACGCGGTCAGCGCCGGCGCATTGCCGGCCGGCGTCACGGTCAACAGCGCGACCGGCGCGCTCAGCGGCACGCCCACCGCGGTCGGCAACTTCAGCTTCACGTTGGTCGCCACCGACAGCACCACCGGCGTCGCCGGACAGGCCGCCCGCAGCTACACGCTGGCGATCGTGGCGCCGACCTTGGCCATCGCGCCACCGACGCTGCCGGCCGGCAGCGTCGGCAGCGCCTACAGCCAGACCCTGAGCGCCAGCGGCGGCACCGCGCCGTACAGCTACACGCTCAGCGCCGGCGCGCTGCCGGCCGGGCTGACCCTGACCACGGGCGGCGCGCTGTCCGGCACGCCGACCGTGGCCGGCAACTTCGCCTTCACCGTCAGCGTCACCGACGCGGGCGGCTTCGGCGCGACGCAGGCCTATACCCTGGCGATCGCGTCGCCGACGCTGACCATCGCCCCGCCGACCTTGCCGGCCGGCGTTGCGGGCACCGCCTACAGCCAGACCCTGAGCGCCAGCGGCGGCACCGCGCCGTACAGCTACGCGCTCAGCGCCGGCGCGCTGCCGGCCGGGCTGACCCTGACGACGGGGGGCGTGCTGTCCGGCACGCCGACCGTGGCCGGCAATTTCGCCTTCACCGTGACCGCGACCGACAGCACGGCCGGCGTGCCCGCGCAGGCGAGCTATGCCTACACCCTGAGCATCGCCGCGCCGACCCTGGCCATCGCGCCGCCGACGCTGCCCGCCGGCAAGGTCGGCATCGCCTACAGCCAGGCGTTGAGCACCAGCGGCGGCACCGCGCCGTACAGCTACAGCGTCAGTGCCGGCACGCTGCCGGCCGGCCTCACCCTGACCGCCGCCGGCGTCCTCGCCGGCACGCCGACTGCCGCCGGCACGGCCAACTTCACCGTCAGCGCCGCCGACGCACGCGGCTTCGGCGCGGCGCAAGCCTATACGCTGGCGATCGCCGCGTCGGTGCCGGCACCGGTGGCCGTGGAAGACAGCGGCGCCACGCTGGTCGATACCGCGCTGACCCTGGCGGTGACCGGCAACGACACCGGCAGCATCGACAGCATCGCGGTGACCACCGCGCCGAGCCACGGCACCGCGGTGGTGAACGGCGTGCAGTTGGTGTACACGCCGGCGACCGGCTACGTCGGCGCCGATACCTTGAGCTACACCGCGACCGGCCCCGGTGGCACGTCGGCTCCCGTGGCGGTGGCCATCACCGTCAACGCGCGCCCGGTGGCGGTGTCGGCGACGGCGGCGGCGGTGCCCGGCGAAGCGCAGACGGTGGACCTGACCCGCAACGCGACCGGCGGTCCGTTCGTCGCCGCCGCGCTGGTCGCGGTATTGCCGGCCAATGCGGGTACCGCCTCCATCACCCGCAGCGGCCCCGCCGCCGTCGCGACCGGCACGCCGACCACGGCCGCGGCCGAAGGCCCCAGCTTCGTGCTGACCTTCACCCCGAACCCGGCGTTCTCCGGCCAGGCGACGGTGCGCTTCACCCTGTCCAACGCGGTGGCGACCTCCGTCCCCGCCGACATCGTGTTCGTGGTCGCGCCGCGGCCCGATCCGACCCAGGATGCGGAAGTGCGCGGGCTGATCGACGCACAGGCCGAGTCGACCCGGCGCTTCGCCAAGGCGCAGATCGACAACTTCCAGCGCCGTCTGGAGGCGACCCATCGCGGCGAGCGCGGCTTCGACAATGGCCTGAGCTTCCAGTCCACCTCGCGCTCGCATTGCCGCGAAGCCGAGCGTGGCGTGACCGCGCAGCCGTGCAGCCAGCCGACCTGGGATGCGGACGCGGATGCGCGCGACCCGGCGGATGCGGGCACGCCGACCGCCAGGACCGCGGTCGAAGGCGATCTCGGCCTGTGGGTGGGCGGCGCGATCCGCTCCGGCAGCCTGGACAAGCAGACCCAGCGCGCCGGCGTGGACTTCCAGACCGATGGCCTGAGCGTGGGCGCCGACTACCGGGCCGCGGACTGGCTGGCGCTGGGCGCGGGCCTGGGCTGGGGCCGCGACGACAGCGATGTCGGCCGCAACGGCAGCCGCAGCAAGGCCACCGCGTACACGCTGGCGCTGTACGCCAGTATCCACCCGGGACGGTACTTCTTCTTCGACACCCTGGTCGGCTACCAGTTGCTGTCCTACGACCTGCGTCGCTACGTGACCGACAACGGCCAGTTGGCCGAGGGCAATCGCGACGGCAGCCAGTGGATCGCCTCGGTGTCCACCGGCGCGGACCTGCAGCACGGCGACTGGCAGATCACCCCGTACGCGCGGGTGGACATGGCGCGCGCCACCCTGGATGCATACAGCGAAGCGGCGATGGCGCCGTATGCGTTGCGCTATGCGGACATGGACGTGTCCACCACCACCGGCAACCTCGGCTTGCGCCTGGAGTGGCGGCGCGAGATGTCCTGGGGCCAGTTCACCCCGCAGTTGCGCGTGGAATACCAGCGCGACTTCCAGGGTCGCGGCGATGCCACGCTGAGCTACGCCGACATCGTCGGCCCTGGGCCGCTGTACCGCACGGGGCTGAGCGTGTTCGACCGCAACCGGCTGATGCTGGGGCTGGGCGCGGTGTTCACCACCGAGCAGGGCCTGTCGACCCGCGTCGAGTACCGCGGCGTGACCGACGGCGACAGCGGCAGCGACCAGACCTGGATGTTCAACGTCGAGAAGAAGTACTGA